From the Pseudomonadota bacterium genome, one window contains:
- a CDS encoding ABC transporter permease has translation MPLKHLFCVRFSPLTKLRIKRFKQNRRGFYSLWIFLILFGICCFADFIANDQPLIVSYKNQLYFPILKNYPETTFGGEFDTTTNYKDPFVKNLIEADGFMIWPLIPYGYDTINYDLPTPAPSPPTFENILGTDDQGRDLSARLIYGFRISLFFGLCLTIASAILGIMMGGVQGYFGGRVDIITQRFVEIWSGLPILYLLIILSSLVDPNFWWLLGLMMFFKWTTLVGVVRAEFLRGRNFDYVRAARALGVPSFLIMFRHILPNAMVASLTYLPFILNASIATLTSLDFLGFGLPPGSPSLGELLSQGKNNLHAPWLGLTGFLSVSILLGLVTFIGEGVRDAFDPRKVF, from the coding sequence ATGCCCCTTAAACACCTTTTTTGTGTAAGATTCTCTCCTCTTACAAAATTAAGAATCAAGCGCTTTAAGCAAAACCGACGTGGATTTTACAGTCTTTGGATTTTTCTCATTCTTTTCGGTATTTGTTGTTTTGCAGATTTTATTGCAAATGATCAGCCTTTAATTGTTTCTTATAAAAACCAGCTCTATTTTCCCATCTTAAAAAATTATCCAGAAACAACCTTTGGAGGAGAATTTGATACCACAACGAATTATAAAGATCCTTTTGTAAAAAATCTTATTGAGGCTGATGGATTCATGATTTGGCCTCTTATCCCGTATGGATATGACACGATTAATTATGATCTTCCAACACCAGCGCCCTCCCCTCCAACTTTTGAAAACATTCTTGGGACCGACGATCAAGGGCGAGATCTCTCTGCACGTCTAATTTATGGATTTCGAATTTCTCTCTTTTTTGGCCTTTGCCTTACAATCGCAAGTGCAATCTTGGGAATTATGATGGGAGGTGTGCAAGGGTATTTTGGGGGACGCGTTGATATTATCACCCAACGATTTGTAGAAATTTGGTCTGGACTTCCAATTCTTTATCTTCTCATTATTCTCTCAAGTCTTGTCGATCCAAATTTTTGGTGGCTGCTCGGCTTAATGATGTTTTTCAAATGGACCACACTTGTCGGTGTTGTTCGTGCAGAATTTCTTCGTGGACGAAATTTTGATTATGTCCGCGCAGCACGTGCTCTCGGGGTTCCTTCTTTTTTAATTATGTTCAGGCACATCCTTCCAAATGCTATGGTGGCTTCTTTAACCTATCTTCCCTTTATTCTAAACGCGTCCATAGCAACGCTAACGTCTCTTGACTTCTTAGGATTTGGACTTCCTCCTGGATCTCCTTCCTTGGGAGAGCTTCTCTCTCAAGGAAAAAACAACCTTCATGCTCCTTGGCTCGGGTTAACCGGATTTTTAAGTGTTTCAATTTTGCTTGGTCTCGTCACTTTTATTGGAGAAGGTGTTCGCGATGCTTTTGATCCACGCAAGGTTTTTTAA
- a CDS encoding ABC transporter ATP-binding protein, with protein sequence MKKSSPLLSLQNLSTSFKTETNPIAAVKNVSFDIYPQETVALVGESGSGKSVTAYSILQLLPYPKAFHPQGSILWKDQELIGAPLPLLQTIRGNQIGMIFQEPMTSLNPLHTIEQQINESLFLHGSYTRKTAQARVLELLHLVRLRQAEKRLNAYPFELSGGERQRVMIAMALAHNPQLLIADEPTTALDVTIQAEILELLKDLQHDLKMSILLITHDLDVVRKMAQRTCVMHQGEIIESGLTSQILKHPKKTYTQMLIAAEPKGKAVPLSKDAYTLAPLVKVQNLSVSFPLKKGFFGRVIESHTAVNKVSFFVNPGETLGIVGESGSGKSSLGFALLRLLKSEGKIWFDSEEIQDKGRQQLQALRPRLQIVFQDPYSSLSPRLSVSQIIGEGLWVHHLVKTEQEADEKILKALLEVGLDETFLWRYPHELSGGQRQRISLARALILKPKLIILDEPTSALDRSIQAQLLDLLKKLQSAHKISYIFISHDLKVIQSLSHRVLVLKEGKIVEEGTTTQIFHHPQTPYTQALLKAAF encoded by the coding sequence ATGAAAAAATCTTCTCCTCTCCTCTCTTTGCAAAACTTAAGCACTTCCTTCAAAACAGAAACAAACCCAATTGCTGCGGTTAAAAATGTTTCCTTTGACATTTATCCTCAAGAAACAGTTGCTCTTGTCGGCGAAAGTGGTTCAGGAAAATCCGTAACAGCCTACTCAATTCTCCAACTTCTTCCCTATCCAAAAGCTTTTCATCCTCAAGGTTCCATTCTTTGGAAAGACCAAGAGCTCATTGGAGCGCCTCTTCCTCTTCTTCAAACCATTCGCGGAAATCAAATTGGCATGATCTTCCAAGAACCAATGACGTCTCTTAATCCCCTTCATACAATTGAACAACAAATTAATGAATCTCTTTTTCTCCATGGCTCCTATACAAGAAAAACAGCTCAAGCACGTGTTTTAGAGCTTCTTCACCTTGTTCGTTTGAGACAAGCTGAGAAACGCCTCAATGCATACCCTTTTGAACTTTCAGGAGGCGAGCGTCAACGGGTAATGATTGCAATGGCCCTTGCCCACAATCCTCAATTGCTGATTGCAGACGAACCCACAACAGCTCTTGATGTCACCATTCAAGCAGAAATTCTGGAACTCTTAAAAGATCTTCAACACGATTTGAAGATGAGCATCCTTCTTATCACACATGATTTAGACGTTGTTAGAAAAATGGCTCAGAGAACCTGTGTCATGCATCAAGGTGAAATCATTGAATCAGGATTAACGTCTCAAATTCTTAAACATCCCAAAAAAACTTACACCCAAATGCTTATTGCTGCGGAGCCTAAAGGAAAAGCCGTTCCCCTATCTAAAGATGCTTACACACTTGCACCTCTTGTAAAAGTCCAAAATCTTTCTGTTTCTTTTCCTTTGAAAAAAGGATTCTTTGGCCGCGTCATTGAATCTCATACAGCTGTTAATAAAGTAAGCTTTTTCGTAAACCCCGGCGAAACATTAGGGATTGTTGGTGAAAGCGGTTCTGGAAAATCATCTCTTGGATTTGCGCTTCTGAGACTTCTGAAGAGCGAAGGAAAAATATGGTTTGATTCTGAAGAAATTCAAGATAAAGGGCGTCAACAGCTTCAAGCTTTACGCCCCCGTTTGCAAATTGTCTTTCAAGATCCTTATAGCTCTTTAAGCCCAAGGCTCAGTGTCTCACAAATTATTGGAGAAGGATTGTGGGTGCATCACCTTGTAAAAACAGAGCAAGAAGCTGATGAAAAAATCTTAAAAGCTCTCTTAGAAGTTGGCCTCGATGAAACATTTCTTTGGCGCTATCCCCATGAACTCTCTGGTGGACAACGCCAACGTATTTCCCTTGCACGCGCCTTAATTTTAAAACCCAAACTCATTATTTTAGACGAACCCACCTCAGCGCTTGACCGTTCCATTCAAGCTCAACTTTTAGATCTTCTGAAGAAACTTCAATCCGCACATAAAATTTCTTATATTTTTATCAGTCATGATCTTAAAGTCATTCAATCTTTAAGCCATCGTGTCCTTGTCTTGAAGGAAGGGAAGATTGTTGAAGAGGGAACAACCACTCAAATCTTTCACCATCCTCAAACACCCTATACGCAAGCTCTCTTGAAAGCCGCGTTTTAA
- a CDS encoding glycosyltransferase family 2 protein yields the protein MSTKISALIVARNEESRLEACLSHLKFADECVVILDRTTDRSKEIALSQGAMVYEGNFEKEGDRRNFGISQCRGEWVLEVDADEWVSPELAQEIRILIENPRADWWEVPIDNYIGSRLVRYGWGGSFGTTAVPRLFKKGIKTWGSQRLHPSVTFLGKKGPRLKGKLIHHLDTDLSDTLKRFNSYTTARAKDLAESGKLDKTSTNIRRFFFRFYKCFIRRKGYKEGALGFVIALLTGLYPLISTLKAQEILKEKS from the coding sequence ATGAGCACAAAGATTTCAGCTCTTATCGTTGCCCGCAATGAGGAAAGCCGTCTTGAGGCATGCCTTTCTCATCTCAAATTTGCCGATGAATGTGTTGTGATATTAGATCGAACAACCGATCGCTCGAAAGAGATTGCGCTTTCGCAAGGTGCGATGGTGTATGAAGGTAATTTTGAAAAAGAAGGAGATCGCCGTAATTTTGGCATATCACAATGTCGAGGAGAGTGGGTGCTTGAAGTTGATGCGGATGAATGGGTTTCTCCTGAACTCGCACAAGAAATTCGAATTCTTATTGAGAATCCTAGAGCCGATTGGTGGGAAGTTCCGATTGATAATTATATTGGATCTCGGCTTGTTCGGTATGGGTGGGGAGGCTCTTTCGGAACAACAGCTGTTCCAAGGCTTTTTAAAAAAGGTATAAAAACTTGGGGATCTCAACGTCTTCATCCTTCTGTGACTTTTTTAGGAAAAAAGGGTCCGCGTCTTAAAGGAAAACTTATTCATCACTTAGATACGGATCTTTCAGATACTTTAAAAAGGTTTAACTCCTATACAACAGCGCGTGCAAAAGATCTTGCTGAATCAGGAAAACTTGATAAAACATCCACGAATATCAGACGTTTTTTCTTTCGTTTTTATAAATGTTTTATTCGGCGCAAAGGGTATAAAGAAGGGGCTCTTGGATTTGTAATTGCCCTTCTTACAGGGCTTTATCCTTTGATTTCTACCTTAAAAGCTCAAGAAATTTTAAAGGAAAAATCTTAA